In the genome of Bacillus sp. Marseille-P3661, one region contains:
- a CDS encoding DMT family transporter: protein MQSYWVTILIAAIFEVFWVSGLKHADGFWSWVLTIISIFMSFYLLIKATQKLPVGTVYAVFVGLGTAGSVLTEIIIFGESVKLEKLLLIGFLLIGVIGLKLITNTKSEKGVDS from the coding sequence TTGCAAAGTTATTGGGTTACCATATTGATCGCTGCAATATTTGAGGTGTTCTGGGTTAGTGGACTAAAACATGCAGATGGCTTTTGGTCATGGGTTCTAACAATTATTTCAATTTTTATGAGCTTTTATTTATTAATTAAAGCAACACAAAAACTTCCAGTCGGTACTGTTTATGCTGTTTTTGTTGGTTTAGGTACAGCAGGATCTGTTCTAACAGAAATTATTATCTTCGGAGAGTCTGTAAAACTGGAAAAATTGCTATTAATTGGATTTTTATTAATTGGCGTTATTGGTTTAAAACTAATTACAAATACGAAGAGTGAGAAAGGGGTTGATTCATAG
- a CDS encoding DMT family transporter, translating to MAWVALIAAGFCEIFGVTMINKFNQDRKWTSLLLLTIGFIASFILLSFAMVSIPMSTAYAIWTGIGAAGATVIGMFFYGEAKDWKRIVFISMILCSVIGLKLIS from the coding sequence GTGGCTTGGGTCGCCTTAATTGCTGCTGGCTTTTGTGAGATATTTGGTGTAACAATGATTAATAAGTTCAATCAGGATCGAAAATGGACCTCATTATTATTGTTAACAATAGGTTTTATAGCTAGTTTTATTCTATTATCGTTCGCAATGGTTTCAATTCCAATGAGTACAGCCTATGCCATTTGGACAGGTATTGGTGCTGCTGGCGCAACAGTGATAGGAATGTTTTTTTATGGAGAAGCAAAAGATTGGAAACGAATTGTTTTTATATCTATGATATTATGTTCGGTCATTGGCTTAAAGTTAATTTCCTAA